The following are encoded together in the Nitrososphaerota archaeon genome:
- a CDS encoding peroxiredoxin: MCLKVKSVAPDFVADAYERGADKPKKIRLSDFKGKWVVLFFYPRDFTFVCPTEIERFAELEPEFRKEDAVVIGASTDSFYSHKAWYETDERIKKANFPIIADTTLAISRAYGVINEEDGSAFRATFIIDPNGVVRHVTVNDMDVGRSVDETLRTLRALKTGELCPAEWRPGMKTLGRV; the protein is encoded by the coding sequence ATGTGTCTAAAAGTTAAAAGCGTAGCCCCAGACTTCGTCGCAGACGCGTACGAAAGAGGTGCTGACAAGCCGAAGAAGATCCGCCTATCTGACTTCAAAGGGAAGTGGGTCGTCCTCTTCTTTTACCCCAGAGACTTTACCTTCGTATGCCCGACCGAGATAGAGCGCTTCGCAGAGCTTGAACCTGAATTCAGAAAGGAGGACGCAGTTGTAATCGGTGCGAGCACAGACAGCTTCTACTCGCATAAAGCGTGGTATGAGACGGATGAGCGGATAAAGAAAGCCAACTTTCCAATAATCGCTGACACCACTTTAGCCATAAGCAGAGCCTATGGTGTGATTAACGAGGAGGACGGCAGCGCCTTCAGAGCAACCTTCATAATCGATCCAAACGGCGTAGTTCGGCACGTGACCGTAAACGACATGGATGTGGGGAGAAGCGTAGACGAGACCCTCAGAACGCTCCGCGCACTAAAAACTGGAGAACTCTGCCCAGCAGAGTGGCGCCCTGGGATGAAGACGTTAGGTAGGGTTTAG
- a CDS encoding replication factor C small subunit, giving the protein MWVEKYRPMRLEEIVDQQHVVSGLKELLKNPAEMPHLLFAGPPGTGKTTAALCVARAVLKDYWRDYTLELNASDERGIQTVRERIKTFASYSVGAADVPYRIIILDEADEMTNDAQTALRRIMEESSRICRFILICNYSSGIIEPIQSRTAVFRFQRLEEKDVVNHLAYICRSEGVKKVQPEALSLIYKVSEGDLRHAINILQTAAAMGEVSVENVKRVAGISSKAMVGEAVRLALSGEFNAAREKMLELTKVYGMSEQDFLKYAFEEISALNPPNLDRIAESIAKYDYRLVVGANPDIQLTALLAELVQLGKEISQPSKRGK; this is encoded by the coding sequence ATGTGGGTCGAGAAGTATAGGCCTATGAGGCTTGAGGAGATCGTTGACCAGCAGCACGTGGTTTCTGGGTTAAAGGAGCTCCTTAAGAACCCCGCTGAAATGCCTCATCTACTCTTTGCTGGTCCACCGGGAACTGGTAAGACTACTGCTGCGCTTTGTGTGGCTAGGGCTGTTCTGAAGGATTATTGGCGTGACTACACGCTTGAGCTCAACGCTTCGGATGAGAGGGGTATTCAGACGGTTAGGGAGAGGATCAAGACCTTTGCAAGCTATAGTGTGGGTGCTGCTGATGTGCCCTATAGGATAATTATATTAGATGAGGCTGATGAGATGACTAATGATGCCCAGACCGCTCTGAGGCGAATAATGGAGGAGAGCTCAAGAATCTGCAGATTTATACTCATCTGCAACTACAGCTCAGGCATAATCGAGCCTATACAGAGCAGAACAGCTGTATTCAGGTTTCAGAGGCTTGAGGAGAAGGATGTGGTTAACCACTTAGCCTACATCTGTAGGTCAGAGGGTGTAAAGAAGGTTCAGCCTGAGGCTCTGTCCCTAATATATAAGGTTAGTGAAGGCGACCTAAGGCACGCTATAAACATCCTCCAGACTGCAGCAGCCATGGGTGAGGTTAGCGTAGAGAATGTCAAGCGTGTAGCGGGTATATCGAGCAAAGCGATGGTTGGTGAAGCAGTTAGGCTCGCCCTGAGTGGAGAGTTTAATGCAGCTAGGGAGAAGATGCTCGAACTCACCAAAGTCTATGGCATGTCTGAGCAAGACTTCCTCAAATACGCGTTTGAGGAGATATCTGCTCTTAACCCACCTAACCTAGATAGGATCGCCGAATCTATAGCTAAGTATGATTACCGGCTTGTGGTAGGTGCGAACCCGGACATTCAACTGACCGCGCTGCTCGCTGAGCTCGTTCAACTCGGCAAAGAGATTAGCCAACCGAGCAAGAGGGGAAAATAG
- the hisS gene encoding histidine--tRNA ligase — protein MRFSLPRGFRDIPPEDYALMEEIRGTFIETCRLFGFNLMEPSPLESLETLEAKSGPSIREEIFAFRDKSGREVGLRFDLTVGLTRWVVSNRSLQLPVKIGSFAGLWRYDEPQYGRYRWFYQWDAEVFGPTGVDADAEVIDFTYTLFTKLGLGDVSVHIGDRRVVSEYIKKMIGVEDEPIVAEMLRALDKIKKKSKQEILEEYASKIDSSNLSKLLEFGEISGVAEDVLSRIGEYGLASASTLAELIDLLKQREVKNVVVDLSIVRGLDYYSGVVFEVFTQSDLALGALAGGGRYDILTAIFGRPDIGATGVAGGVDRTIIALKKRAPKSMSAQSIYVAYVSKEVSGAAQKIAATLRREGLAAEVDLGDRSLKKQLEAAAKRNTPYVIIVGPKELAANKVVLRDMREGREEVKPIAEAINYLKQALKT, from the coding sequence ATGAGGTTCAGCTTACCCCGAGGTTTCAGAGATATACCGCCAGAAGACTACGCGCTTATGGAGGAGATTAGAGGCACCTTTATAGAGACTTGTAGGCTCTTCGGTTTTAACTTGATGGAACCTTCTCCTCTTGAGTCGCTGGAGACGCTTGAGGCTAAGAGCGGTCCATCTATAAGAGAGGAAATCTTTGCTTTTAGGGACAAGAGTGGTAGGGAGGTTGGGTTAAGATTCGACCTTACAGTCGGGCTTACAAGGTGGGTTGTATCTAACCGCAGCCTCCAGCTACCGGTTAAGATTGGTTCCTTCGCTGGGCTGTGGAGGTATGATGAGCCCCAGTATGGGAGGTATAGGTGGTTCTATCAGTGGGATGCTGAGGTCTTCGGACCCACAGGTGTGGATGCGGATGCTGAGGTTATCGACTTCACCTACACCCTCTTCACGAAACTTGGACTTGGCGATGTGTCTGTGCATATTGGGGATAGGAGGGTTGTAAGCGAATACATCAAGAAGATGATAGGCGTTGAGGACGAACCTATAGTTGCAGAGATGCTTCGAGCTCTGGACAAGATCAAAAAGAAGTCGAAGCAAGAGATTTTGGAGGAGTACGCATCTAAGATCGACTCATCGAATCTAAGCAAACTCCTAGAGTTTGGAGAGATAAGTGGTGTAGCTGAAGATGTTTTGAGTAGGATAGGGGAGTATGGACTTGCATCAGCCAGCACACTAGCCGAGCTAATAGATCTGCTGAAGCAGAGGGAGGTTAAGAACGTCGTCGTCGACCTCTCGATAGTAAGAGGGCTTGACTACTATAGCGGGGTAGTTTTCGAGGTCTTCACTCAAAGCGACCTAGCACTAGGTGCGTTAGCTGGAGGTGGGAGATACGACATACTGACCGCAATCTTTGGGAGACCAGATATTGGTGCGACCGGGGTGGCTGGTGGTGTTGATCGAACGATAATCGCTCTAAAGAAACGTGCACCGAAGTCGATGTCTGCGCAATCCATCTATGTTGCTTATGTGAGTAAAGAGGTAAGCGGCGCAGCCCAGAAGATAGCAGCGACGCTGAGAAGAGAAGGGTTAGCCGCTGAGGTAGATCTAGGTGATAGGAGCCTGAAGAAGCAGCTCGAAGCTGCCGCTAAACGCAACACGCCATACGTAATAATCGTAGGACCTAAGGAGCTTGCAGCCAACAAAGTGGTTTTGAGGGATATGAGAGAGGGTAGGGAGGAAGTGAAACCTATTGCAGAAGCCATAAACTACTTGAAACAGGCTCTGAAAACTTAG
- a CDS encoding arcadin 1 has protein sequence MAEYTKVRVNRISSITDPETGQPGKQIELVEVRPRAQFGIYGKEDEARLIKSIISQFQSMGLFPAMPQLASPKIILFLTETEYEMLGIRFEVNEIYDLLLKDGTITLKRSLEGV, from the coding sequence ATGGCTGAGTACACGAAGGTTAGGGTGAATAGGATTTCATCTATAACAGATCCAGAGACTGGTCAGCCGGGGAAGCAGATCGAGCTCGTTGAGGTTAGGCCTAGGGCCCAGTTTGGGATATATGGGAAGGAGGATGAGGCTAGGTTGATCAAGAGCATCATAAGCCAATTTCAGTCTATGGGACTCTTTCCAGCTATGCCTCAGCTCGCCTCACCTAAGATCATTCTCTTTTTGACCGAGACTGAATATGAGATGCTCGGGATAAGGTTTGAGGTTAATGAAATCTACGATCTGCTTCTAAAAGATGGGACGATAACTCTAAAGAGGAGTCTAGAAGGTGTTTAG